A window of Mycolicibacterium madagascariense genomic DNA:
CCTCGCCCACGTCCTGGTGGGCCACTACGTCGGCATGCGCCAGGTCAGCGATCTCGACGACGCCCCGTCCTTCCTGACCAACGTCAGGGACAGCTGGTGCACGACGCTGCCCGGATTCGCCAGCCCCGATCGCCTCGACTACCTGTTGCAGTTCACGACCCGTCGGGCCGCGGCGGCCATTCGCAGCATCGCCCGCGGCTGAGTCAGCGGGGCGCCAGGTCCGGCAGCGTCGTGATGCCGAATTTGCGACGCAGCATCGTGCGTGCGGCGTAGTAGCCGGCCATGCCGTGCACGCCTGCCCCCGGCGGGGCGGCCGACGAACATAGGTAGACCCCGGGAAGCGGCGTCGCCCAGGGATCCCACCGCACCGACGGACCGGTGAGCGCGCTGACCATGTTGTTGGCGCCGACGCCGATGTCACCGCCGACCAGGTTGGCGTTGTGCTCGGACAGCCGCGACGCGGGCACGCTGCGAACTGCCACGACGACGTCGCGGAACCCCGGCGCGAAGCGCTCGAACATGCCCGTGACGGTGTCGGCCATGTCGACGTCGGAGCCCGCGGGGACGTGGGCGTAGGTCCACAGCGGCCGGCGGCCCCGCTCGTCGATGCGGCCGGGATCGGCGAGGTGGGGGAGCGCGGCGAGCACCATCGGCCACTCGGCGAGCCGCCCCCTGGCGATCTCCCGCTCGGCCAGGGCCATCTGCTGCCGGGTGCCGCCGAGGTGCAGGGTCGGCGCGTCCGCCAATCGTGGGTCGCTCCAGGGTATTTCGTCGGACAGCACGAAGTCGACCTTGGCCACCCCTGGCCCGAATCGGTAGTGTTGCAACGTCTTCGAGTACCGCGGCGGCAGACGGTCACCGTAGATCCGCAGCAGCGCGGTGGGCGCGGTGTCGTACAGCACGACCCCGGCGGGTGGCTCCGTGACCTCTTCCCCCAGTACCAGCTCGCCACCGTGGCACAGCAGGTCGGCGATGAGCGCATCCGGAATGGCCTGCGATCCGCCGACGGGAATGGGCCAGCCGACGGCGTGCGCGAGAGTGGCCAGCATCAGCCCGGCACCCGAGGACACCAGTGACGGCATCTGCGAAATCGTATGTGCGGCAACGCCACTGAACAGAGCGCGGGCATCCTCGCCGCGCAGGCTGCGCCACAGCGGAGTGCCCTGGGCCAGCACCCGGGGGGCGATGCGCAGCGCGGCGGGCAGGGACGGCGGGATGGAGCGCTTGTCGCCGAGCAGCAGGCCGACCACGCCGTCGCAGTCGGCGGCCAGCGGACCGATCAGGCGCCGCCACGAGCTGCCGTCGTCGAGTTCGTCGCACGTGCGGTCCAGGTCGGCGTAGCCGATCGCGGCGGGGCGCCCCGGCAGTGGGTTGGCGTAGGAGACGTCGGGGACCGTCAGCTGCACCCCGCGCGCCCGCAGATCGAACTGGCTGAAGAACGGCGACGCCAGCGCCAGCGGATGCACGGCCGAGCAGATGTCGTGACCGACCCCGGGAAACTCGGGGTCGGCCAGCGTCCTGGCCCCGCCACCGGCGGTCGGCTGCGCCTCGATCACCCGCACCTTGAGGCCGGCTCTGGCGCACGTCACCGCCGCGCTCAGACCATTGGGTCCGCTGCCCACCACGGTGACGTCCACGTCCGCCCCCCGGGTCGCTCCGCTCCTGCCCGCCACATCCATCCCCCGGGTCGCTTCGCTCCTGCCCGCCGACGCCCCACCCCGGGTCGCTTCGCTCCTGCCCGCCATCCCTCCATTAGAGCCCACTACGCTATCCGCGTGAGCCTGCCCGTTGTCTTGATCGCCGACAAACTCGCCCAGTCGACCGTCACCGCCCTGGGAGACCAGGTCGAGGTGCGCTGGGTCGACGGCCCCGACCGGGAGAAGCTGCTCGCAGCGGTGCCCGACGCCGACGCCCTGCTGGTGCGTTCGGCGACCACGGTCGACGCCGAGGTCATCGCCGCGGCGCCCAAGCTGAAGATCGTCGCCCGCGCCGGCGTCGGCCTGGACAACGTCGACGTCGACGCCGCCACCGCGCGCGGCGTGCTGGTCGTCAACGCGCCGACGTCGAACATCCACAGCGCCGCCGAGCACGCGCTGGCACTGCTGCTCGCCACGGCGCGGCAGATCCCGGCCGCCGACGCGACCCTGCGCGAACACACCTGGAAGCGTTCGACGTTCTCCGGCACCGAGATCTTCGACAAGACCGTGGGCGTGGTCGGCCTCGGCCGCATCGGTCAGCTCGTTGCGCAACGGCTGGCCGCGTTCGGCGCGCACATCGTGGCCTACGACCCCTACGTCTCGCAGGCCCGCGCCGCACAGCTGGGCATCGAGCTGCTGACGCTCGACGAGCTGCTGGGGCGCGCCGACTTCATCTCGGTGCACCTGCCCAAGACGAAGGAGACCGCGGGCCTCATCGGCAAGGAGGCGTTGGCGAAGACCAAGCCGGGCGTCATCATCGTCAACGCCGCCCGCGGCGGCCTGATCGACGAGCAGGCCCTCGCCGATGCCATCACCAGCGGGCACGTCCGCGGCGCGGGTCTCGACGTCTTCTCCACCGAGCCGTGCACCGACAGCCCGCTGTTCGAGCTGCCCGAGGTCGTCGTCACCCCGCATCTCGGCGCGTCGACGGCGGAGGCCCAGGACCGCGCCGGGACCGACGTCGCGGCCAGCGTCAAGCTCGCACTCGCCGGGGAGTTCGTGCCCGACGCGGTCAACGTGGGCGGCGGGCACGTCGGCGAAGAGGTCGCCCCGTGGCTGGACCTGGTCCGCAAGCTCGGCGTGCTCGTCGGCGCGCTGTCGGCCGAGTTGCCGACCAACCTGTCCATTCAGGTGCGCGGTGAGTTGGCGTCCGAAGACGTTGACGTGCTTCGGCTTTCGGCGTTGCGCGGCCTGTTCTCG
This region includes:
- a CDS encoding phytoene desaturase family protein, whose product is MDVTVVGSGPNGLSAAVTCARAGLKVRVIEAQPTAGGGARTLADPEFPGVGHDICSAVHPLALASPFFSQFDLRARGVQLTVPDVSYANPLPGRPAAIGYADLDRTCDELDDGSSWRRLIGPLAADCDGVVGLLLGDKRSIPPSLPAALRIAPRVLAQGTPLWRSLRGEDARALFSGVAAHTISQMPSLVSSGAGLMLATLAHAVGWPIPVGGSQAIPDALIADLLCHGGELVLGEEVTEPPAGVVLYDTAPTALLRIYGDRLPPRYSKTLQHYRFGPGVAKVDFVLSDEIPWSDPRLADAPTLHLGGTRQQMALAEREIARGRLAEWPMVLAALPHLADPGRIDERGRRPLWTYAHVPAGSDVDMADTVTGMFERFAPGFRDVVVAVRSVPASRLSEHNANLVGGDIGVGANNMVSALTGPSVRWDPWATPLPGVYLCSSAAPPGAGVHGMAGYYAARTMLRRKFGITTLPDLAPR
- the serA gene encoding phosphoglycerate dehydrogenase, whose product is MSLPVVLIADKLAQSTVTALGDQVEVRWVDGPDREKLLAAVPDADALLVRSATTVDAEVIAAAPKLKIVARAGVGLDNVDVDAATARGVLVVNAPTSNIHSAAEHALALLLATARQIPAADATLREHTWKRSTFSGTEIFDKTVGVVGLGRIGQLVAQRLAAFGAHIVAYDPYVSQARAAQLGIELLTLDELLGRADFISVHLPKTKETAGLIGKEALAKTKPGVIIVNAARGGLIDEQALADAITSGHVRGAGLDVFSTEPCTDSPLFELPEVVVTPHLGASTAEAQDRAGTDVAASVKLALAGEFVPDAVNVGGGHVGEEVAPWLDLVRKLGVLVGALSAELPTNLSIQVRGELASEDVDVLRLSALRGLFSAVIEDQVTFVNAPALASERGVEASIATAPESPNHRSVVDVRAVAVDGSTVNVAGTLSGPTQVEKIVQINGRNLDLRAEGVNLIINYTDQPGALGTIGTRLGAAGVNILAAQLSQDADGDGATIMLRLDRTVPDDVLAALGADVKAVTLELVDLS